One stretch of Serinicoccus hydrothermalis DNA includes these proteins:
- a CDS encoding D-alanyl-D-alanine carboxypeptidase/D-alanyl-D-alanine-endopeptidase codes for MRPRPAPRRVPRYALAATAVVALLAGAAVPSAATTAAPDEPASTTSAPTTDEASATTEAPTGPVAVRPRVAAPVSPVAPVSAAPVPDRGALSMQISDELDSTWLGGTNRRAVAIRDALTGESLADRHSSRLVTPASTTKLLSAAAIVTGLEGDHTFTTRVVAGAEPDEVIIVAGGDMLLADGAGDPEAVAGHAGIGDLAAQTADALEEGGGPEGTVRVRLDLSYVAGPDAMPTWSDHWIREGWSGRIVQLGRSGDRALPFNPSPTSPEQEVARVFREALAEEGIEVVGAGDEGAEAQEVEAPEDAAELASVESAAARDVLALALATSDNAMVEQLARQAAVADGGSAEQEDVTAWIRQTVSEDYGLDMDGVQIVDASGLSDGTQIPVGVVADVLVAGADGSHPALQKVLAAGGLPIAGYTGTLATRFHLDRHDPAVGVARAKTGTLPGVSSLAGTVVTRDGRLLVYALTADDLDEGSAAIEAASVLDEVVAELARCGCQPE; via the coding sequence ATGCGCCCGCGCCCCGCGCCCCGGCGAGTCCCACGGTACGCCCTCGCGGCGACCGCGGTGGTCGCGCTGCTCGCGGGTGCCGCCGTGCCGTCGGCGGCGACCACGGCAGCGCCCGACGAGCCCGCCAGCACGACGTCCGCGCCCACCACCGACGAGGCGAGCGCCACGACCGAGGCGCCGACCGGCCCGGTGGCGGTGCGGCCCCGGGTCGCCGCCCCCGTCAGCCCGGTCGCGCCGGTCTCCGCCGCGCCGGTGCCGGACCGCGGGGCCCTGTCGATGCAGATCAGCGACGAGCTCGACAGCACCTGGCTCGGGGGCACCAACCGGCGCGCCGTGGCGATCCGGGACGCCCTCACTGGTGAGTCGCTGGCAGACCGCCACTCCTCGCGGCTCGTCACCCCGGCCTCCACGACCAAGCTGCTGTCCGCCGCCGCGATCGTCACCGGTCTGGAGGGCGACCACACCTTCACCACCCGGGTCGTGGCGGGCGCCGAGCCGGACGAGGTGATCATCGTCGCCGGCGGCGACATGCTGCTGGCCGACGGGGCCGGCGACCCCGAGGCCGTCGCCGGGCACGCCGGCATCGGCGACCTGGCGGCGCAGACCGCGGACGCGCTGGAGGAGGGCGGCGGCCCCGAGGGGACGGTCCGGGTCCGGCTCGACCTCTCCTACGTCGCGGGTCCGGACGCCATGCCGACGTGGTCGGACCACTGGATCCGCGAGGGGTGGAGCGGGCGCATCGTCCAGCTGGGCCGCTCCGGCGACCGCGCGCTGCCCTTCAACCCCTCCCCGACCTCGCCCGAGCAGGAGGTCGCGCGGGTCTTCCGCGAGGCGCTCGCGGAGGAGGGCATCGAGGTCGTGGGCGCCGGGGACGAGGGCGCCGAGGCGCAGGAGGTCGAGGCGCCCGAGGACGCAGCCGAGCTCGCCAGCGTCGAGTCGGCCGCGGCCCGCGACGTGCTCGCCCTGGCCCTCGCCACGAGCGACAACGCCATGGTCGAGCAGCTCGCCCGGCAGGCCGCGGTCGCCGACGGCGGCAGCGCCGAGCAGGAGGACGTCACCGCCTGGATCCGGCAGACCGTGAGCGAGGACTACGGCCTGGACATGGACGGCGTGCAGATCGTCGACGCCAGCGGGCTCTCCGACGGCACGCAGATCCCCGTCGGCGTCGTCGCCGACGTCCTCGTGGCGGGTGCGGACGGCTCGCACCCCGCGCTGCAGAAGGTCCTCGCGGCCGGTGGTCTGCCCATCGCCGGCTACACCGGCACGCTCGCCACCCGCTTCCACCTGGACCGGCACGACCCCGCCGTGGGCGTGGCCCGCGCCAAGACCGGCACCCTGCCGGGCGTCAGCTCGCTGGCCGGGACGGTGGTCACCCGCGACGGCAGGCTGCTCGTGTATGCCCTCACCGCCGACGACCTCGACGAGGGTTCGGCCGCGATCGAGGCCGCCTCGGTGCTCGACGAGGTGGTGGCCGAGCTGGCCCGGTGCGGGTGCCAGCCGGAGTGA
- a CDS encoding DUF3352 domain-containing protein, whose protein sequence is MTTVSETSGDDVTEGGRKAPWLLIGGGVAAAAVIGGGTAFALMMGGGGDRPDSVLPGEVAAYAQIDLDPSAGQKVAAVRFFQGLDSDLEQRFSDGEWREWVWEQLEEQGEAPEGVSFEEDIEPWLGDRAGVAMMPAGEGEEPAVAVALQVKDGDAATAFLDEHLSDDAEELGYYLEGDYVVFSQADTLDAVRSAAEAGSLSDNEDFTSDMEDLGEAGVMAMWADLSQIDDIDASAFDPSLEMTEEQLGMGAEQPEVTGRMAATVRLTPDAIEMHGVSRGVAGMEVPAAGDGEHLVTQLPADTAVALSLENGSDMVQAMWDYYSEDYAEQLQEAADAAEAQGFVLPDDLKVALGESMTLAVGPDVVGAFANMSQTDPGVPELPLAYRVTTDTERAQQLLNDNGMGAGVLVVRDDDGTLTLGTDQAYVDGVAEVDGATLGESDLFTRAVADAGEAQSTFFVDVAPFEEFYLPQVTDEKARTALEKLAAVGASSVVEEGGDGHFTMRMVADEE, encoded by the coding sequence ATGACGACCGTGAGCGAGACGAGCGGGGACGACGTGACCGAGGGGGGCCGCAAGGCTCCGTGGCTGCTCATCGGTGGCGGTGTCGCCGCTGCTGCCGTCATCGGGGGAGGCACCGCGTTCGCCCTCATGATGGGTGGCGGCGGGGACCGCCCGGACAGCGTGCTGCCGGGCGAGGTGGCGGCATACGCCCAGATCGACCTCGACCCCTCCGCGGGCCAGAAGGTCGCCGCGGTGCGCTTCTTCCAGGGGCTGGACAGCGACCTCGAGCAGCGCTTCTCCGACGGAGAGTGGCGCGAGTGGGTGTGGGAGCAGCTCGAGGAGCAGGGCGAGGCGCCCGAGGGAGTCTCCTTCGAGGAGGACATCGAGCCCTGGCTCGGCGACCGCGCGGGCGTCGCCATGATGCCCGCCGGTGAGGGCGAGGAGCCGGCCGTCGCGGTGGCGCTCCAGGTCAAGGACGGCGACGCCGCCACGGCCTTCCTCGACGAGCACCTCAGCGACGACGCCGAGGAGCTCGGCTACTACCTCGAGGGCGACTACGTCGTCTTCAGCCAGGCCGACACCCTGGACGCGGTGCGCTCGGCCGCCGAGGCCGGCTCCCTGTCCGACAACGAGGACTTCACCTCCGACATGGAGGACCTCGGCGAGGCCGGTGTCATGGCGATGTGGGCGGACCTGTCCCAGATCGACGACATCGACGCCAGCGCCTTCGACCCGAGCCTGGAGATGACCGAGGAGCAGCTAGGGATGGGGGCGGAGCAGCCCGAGGTCACCGGCCGGATGGCCGCGACCGTGAGGCTCACCCCGGACGCGATCGAGATGCACGGCGTCAGCCGCGGCGTGGCCGGCATGGAGGTGCCGGCGGCCGGTGACGGCGAGCACCTGGTCACCCAGCTCCCGGCCGACACCGCGGTGGCGCTCTCGCTGGAGAACGGCAGCGACATGGTGCAGGCGATGTGGGACTACTACTCCGAGGACTACGCGGAGCAGCTGCAGGAGGCTGCGGACGCCGCCGAGGCGCAGGGCTTCGTGCTGCCGGACGACCTCAAGGTCGCCCTGGGTGAGTCCATGACCCTGGCCGTCGGCCCGGACGTGGTGGGCGCCTTCGCCAACATGTCGCAGACCGACCCGGGCGTCCCGGAGCTGCCGCTGGCCTACCGCGTGACGACCGACACCGAGCGGGCCCAGCAGCTGCTCAACGACAACGGCATGGGCGCCGGCGTCCTCGTCGTGCGTGACGACGACGGCACGCTGACCCTCGGCACCGACCAGGCGTACGTCGACGGCGTCGCCGAGGTCGACGGCGCGACCCTGGGCGAGAGCGACCTGTTCACCCGGGCCGTCGCCGACGCCGGAGAGGCGCAGTCGACCTTCTTCGTCGACGTGGCGCCGTTCGAGGAGTTCTACCTTCCGCAGGTCACCGACGAGAAGGCGCGCACGGCCCTGGAGAAGCTGGCCGCGGTCGGCGCCTCCAGCGTGGTCGAGGAGGGTGGCGACGGCCACTTCACCATGCGCATGGTGGCCGACGAGGAGTGA
- a CDS encoding alpha/beta hydrolase: MGSLVRTSTTVRMVAGLSAFSLLAACTPGQQEEQEQEGQTSSADAAPEAGAASTPLAQGAPEGLEEFYSQELTWSSCEGDFECASLTVPVDYEEPDGQTIDLALLRSAASGDTLGSLVVNPGGPGGSGVDYAKLSGMAVSSEVLEAYDVVGFDPRGVARSAPITCFEDEQMDEFLSSDPSPDDATEEEASEQLVEDFAQACEERAPDLLGHVSTVEAARDMDVLRAALGDEQLSYLGASYGTFLGTTYAALFPDRVGRMVLDGAIEPDLSGLEMGLGQAEGFERATRAYVEDCVAGGECPLGSDVESAMARIPAFLDELDAAPLPVEGDAASVLTEGWGMYGIIVAMYDENAWPVLSQAFEQAFAGDGTMLMYLANLYASRGSDGSYEGNGMQSIYAVNCLDRPASAEEEDLDSAAVEQQFEEVSPTWGRYLAGEGACGVWPVQATETVEDYSAPGADPILVIGTTRDPATPYEWAEGLADTLDSGVLLTYDGDGHTAYGRSNECIDDAVDAYLLEGTVPADGTTC, encoded by the coding sequence ATGGGATCGCTGGTGCGGACGTCGACGACGGTCAGGATGGTGGCCGGGCTCAGCGCGTTCTCGCTGCTCGCGGCCTGCACGCCGGGACAGCAGGAGGAGCAGGAGCAGGAGGGGCAGACCAGCAGCGCCGACGCGGCCCCGGAGGCGGGTGCGGCCTCGACGCCGCTCGCGCAGGGAGCCCCGGAGGGGCTGGAGGAGTTCTACTCCCAGGAGCTCACGTGGAGCAGCTGCGAGGGTGACTTCGAGTGCGCCTCGCTCACCGTCCCCGTCGACTACGAGGAGCCGGACGGGCAGACCATCGACCTGGCCCTGCTGCGCTCCGCGGCGTCCGGCGACACCCTCGGGTCGCTCGTGGTCAACCCGGGCGGTCCGGGTGGCTCCGGCGTCGACTACGCGAAGCTGTCGGGGATGGCGGTCAGCAGCGAGGTGCTCGAGGCCTACGACGTCGTGGGCTTCGACCCGCGCGGGGTCGCGCGCTCGGCACCCATCACCTGCTTCGAGGACGAGCAGATGGACGAGTTCCTCTCCTCGGACCCCTCCCCGGACGACGCGACCGAGGAGGAGGCCTCCGAGCAGCTTGTCGAGGACTTCGCGCAGGCGTGCGAGGAGCGGGCGCCCGACCTGCTCGGGCACGTCTCGACGGTGGAGGCGGCCCGCGACATGGACGTGCTGCGGGCCGCGCTCGGGGACGAGCAGCTGTCCTACCTCGGTGCCTCCTACGGCACCTTCCTCGGCACGACGTATGCCGCGCTCTTCCCCGACCGGGTCGGCCGGATGGTGCTGGACGGCGCCATCGAGCCCGACCTCAGCGGGCTCGAGATGGGGCTGGGTCAGGCCGAGGGCTTCGAGCGCGCGACCCGGGCCTACGTCGAGGACTGCGTCGCCGGGGGTGAGTGCCCCCTGGGGTCGGACGTGGAGTCGGCGATGGCGCGCATACCGGCCTTCCTCGACGAGCTCGACGCCGCACCGCTGCCGGTCGAGGGCGACGCGGCGTCGGTGCTGACCGAGGGCTGGGGGATGTACGGCATCATCGTCGCGATGTACGACGAGAACGCCTGGCCGGTGCTGTCCCAGGCCTTCGAGCAGGCCTTCGCCGGGGACGGGACCATGCTCATGTACCTCGCGAACCTCTACGCCAGCCGGGGCAGCGACGGCAGCTACGAGGGCAACGGCATGCAGTCGATCTATGCCGTCAACTGCCTGGACCGGCCGGCCAGCGCCGAGGAGGAGGATCTCGACTCGGCAGCGGTGGAGCAGCAGTTCGAGGAGGTCTCCCCGACGTGGGGCCGCTACCTCGCGGGGGAGGGTGCCTGCGGGGTGTGGCCGGTGCAGGCCACCGAGACGGTCGAGGACTACTCTGCGCCCGGCGCCGACCCGATCCTCGTCATCGGGACCACCCGAGACCCGGCGACGCCCTACGAGTGGGCCGAGGGACTGGCGGACACCCTGGACTCCGGCGTCCTGCTGACCTACGACGGCGACGGCCACACCGCCTACGGCCGGTCCAACGAGTGCATCGACGACGCCGTGGACGCCTACCTGCTGGAGGGCACCGTCCCCGCCGACGGCACCACCTGCTGA
- a CDS encoding inorganic diphosphatase, translating to MQFDVTIEIPQGSRNKYEVDHETGRIRLDRMLFTATRYPADYGYIEETLGEDGDPLDALVLLDEPTWPGCLVLARPIGMFHMRDEAGGDDKIICVPAEDPRKMGIQSLDDIGTHTRLEIQHFFEVYKDLEPGKSVEGAHWAGREEAEQCVEEARQRAQEHGVSTARWPMPKH from the coding sequence ATGCAGTTCGACGTGACGATCGAGATCCCGCAGGGCAGCCGCAACAAGTACGAGGTCGACCACGAGACCGGTCGTATCCGGCTGGACCGCATGCTGTTCACCGCGACCCGCTACCCCGCCGACTACGGCTACATCGAGGAGACCCTCGGCGAGGACGGCGACCCGCTGGACGCCCTCGTGCTCCTGGACGAGCCGACCTGGCCGGGCTGCCTGGTCCTGGCCCGGCCCATCGGCATGTTCCACATGCGTGACGAGGCCGGCGGCGACGACAAGATCATCTGCGTCCCCGCCGAGGACCCGCGCAAGATGGGCATCCAGAGCCTGGACGACATCGGCACCCACACCCGCCTGGAGATCCAGCACTTCTTCGAGGTCTACAAGGACCTCGAGCCCGGCAAGTCGGTCGAGGGCGCCCACTGGGCCGGCCGCGAGGAGGCCGAGCAGTGCGTCGAGGAGGCCCGCCAGCGGGCCCAGGAGCACGGCGTCTCCACCGCGCGCTGGCCGATGCCGAAGCACTGA